One Legionella hackeliae DNA segment encodes these proteins:
- a CDS encoding alpha/beta fold hydrolase, translating to MKRNIVFLPGLGCDERSFAQQAKVLESQFNVQIIVCDTSNNMDGHVDFVLNKSPEQMILIGHSFGGWIAQWVAIHGPQRVSHLILMGTATGKLTPQLRAVFEDMLRNFEKNQPMEFFDKLRLLIVCEQRKNDKDLLGLIKTMQRDFSLEGLLNQVRTDLEGKETTPYLKNIHCPTLLMLGKQDFFYQEEMRILKENIPNNEFVEIEDCGHSIPLEKPERVTALLQDWLK from the coding sequence ATGAAAAGAAATATTGTTTTTTTGCCAGGTTTAGGCTGTGATGAGCGCTCTTTTGCACAGCAAGCCAAGGTGTTGGAAAGTCAGTTTAATGTTCAGATTATTGTCTGTGACACGTCTAATAACATGGATGGTCATGTTGATTTTGTTTTGAATAAATCGCCTGAACAAATGATTTTAATTGGGCATTCTTTTGGTGGGTGGATTGCTCAATGGGTTGCTATTCATGGGCCGCAAAGAGTGTCACATCTCATTTTAATGGGAACAGCTACCGGTAAATTAACACCTCAATTGCGAGCTGTTTTTGAAGACATGTTGCGTAACTTTGAGAAGAATCAACCTATGGAATTTTTTGATAAACTTCGTCTATTAATAGTCTGTGAACAACGAAAAAATGACAAAGATTTATTAGGCTTAATTAAAACCATGCAGCGTGATTTTTCACTTGAAGGTTTACTTAATCAAGTGAGAACTGATCTGGAAGGTAAAGAAACCACACCTTATTTGAAAAATATCCATTGTCCTACTCTGCTCATGCTAGGAAAACAAGATTTTTTTTATCAAGAAGAAATGCGCATATTAAAGGAAAATATTCCTAATAATGAGTTTGTAGAAATTGAAGATTGTGGCCATTCGATTCCTTTGGAAAAGCCAGAAAGAGTTACAGCCTTACTTCAAGATTGGCTGAAATAA
- a CDS encoding flavin-containing monooxygenase: MLTMNQQTDTLPKICIIGAGPCGLATAKNLLQQGLNNFTVFEKNTRLGGNWVFDEQCTHSSVYETTHIISSKRLSEFEDFPMPWEYPDYPSHRQILDYFESYARHFQIEPFIKFNTTVEQVSPVANNQWLVVYRDELGTHNSIYDYLLVANGHHWDPFIPQFSGHFDGEILHAHQYKKAAPFKDKRVLVVGGGNSACDIAVEISRISPKTCISMRRGQHIFPKFLFGKPTDILFAKLRWLPLGLKQFLAKHYIRVFQGRYPKYRLQKPTCKPLEIHPTINSELLYFIRHGKILPRQGIERFEGNTVFFADGLSDEFDVVIFATGYQTSFPFFDKNLIEYSTATNIPLYRKMMHPEFSNLYFIGLVQPQGCIWPLADYQAQIAAKIIAGKLKRPTDLVNKIQKEMKHSRSQYKNSIRHALEVDYQTFRRQLLKELKQSQ, encoded by the coding sequence ATGTTAACCATGAATCAACAAACTGATACGTTACCAAAGATTTGTATTATTGGCGCAGGTCCTTGTGGACTTGCAACAGCCAAAAATCTATTACAGCAAGGGTTAAACAATTTTACCGTTTTCGAAAAGAATACCAGACTAGGCGGAAATTGGGTTTTTGATGAACAATGCACACATTCTAGTGTTTATGAGACCACTCATATTATAAGTTCGAAACGTCTTTCTGAATTCGAAGACTTCCCCATGCCATGGGAGTATCCAGATTACCCATCACACCGTCAGATTCTTGACTACTTTGAATCGTATGCCCGACATTTTCAAATTGAGCCATTTATAAAATTTAATACAACCGTAGAGCAGGTTTCACCTGTTGCTAACAATCAATGGCTTGTTGTTTATCGGGATGAATTGGGAACACATAACTCTATCTATGATTATCTTTTGGTCGCGAATGGACATCATTGGGATCCTTTTATTCCTCAGTTTTCTGGGCACTTTGATGGGGAAATACTTCATGCTCATCAATATAAAAAAGCAGCGCCTTTTAAAGATAAACGAGTTTTGGTCGTAGGTGGTGGCAACTCGGCGTGTGATATTGCAGTGGAAATTTCTCGTATTTCTCCTAAAACATGCATCAGTATGCGCAGGGGACAACATATTTTCCCTAAATTTCTTTTTGGAAAGCCCACTGATATTCTTTTTGCAAAACTTAGATGGTTGCCTTTAGGGTTAAAGCAATTTCTCGCTAAACATTATATTCGAGTATTCCAAGGCCGATATCCCAAATATCGTTTACAAAAACCTACGTGCAAACCCTTGGAAATTCACCCTACCATTAATTCTGAGCTTTTATATTTTATTAGACATGGAAAAATTTTACCGCGTCAGGGTATTGAGCGCTTTGAAGGAAACACGGTTTTTTTTGCTGATGGTCTTAGTGACGAGTTTGATGTGGTTATTTTTGCGACTGGTTATCAAACCAGTTTCCCATTTTTTGATAAAAATCTTATTGAATACAGCACTGCTACAAACATTCCCTTGTATCGAAAAATGATGCATCCAGAATTTAGCAACTTATATTTTATTGGTCTGGTACAACCTCAAGGATGCATTTGGCCTCTGGCAGACTACCAAGCGCAAATTGCCGCTAAAATTATCGCAGGAAAACTTAAGCGTCCAACCGATCTGGTCAATAAAATTCAAAAAGAAATGAAGCACTCTCGTAGTCAATACAAGAATAGCATTCGACACGCGTTGGAAGTGGATTATCAAACTTTCCGACGCCAACTTTTAAAAGAGCTAAAACAATCGCAGTAG
- a CDS encoding serine hydrolase domain-containing protein gives MANFSCFKYKAVYFFFIFSVLFCQLVSARTPIAEGLQSIVNKTLSNSETPGAVLLVSSPELGTIIITAGVANKKTHEPMKATNNFRIASMSKTFLAATILKLIEQNKLTLNDKIAPLLAESIDLKKLPNSKDVTIRELLQMRSGIPNYVKFDTYYDLVHDMIGEKWTPQSCIKIVYNKKPSFIPDHAYEYSNTNYLLLQLIVEKITGQSFATAIRQQILNPLQLNNTFIEITESAPPHQLTTHGYQFVDDEVVDVTNYNDGLGLGDSGMVSTAGDINRFIRALLNEKVILRANSLKQMLRTKDDYGLGIYGEEINGKWAWSHNGLSSGFQGQYYYFPHEKLSIVYLTNYFDTDTIDKVVPKVVKYLTKYRENKFLLLEKSSNPESRRVIPWFNLR, from the coding sequence ATGGCTAATTTTAGTTGTTTTAAATACAAGGCAGTTTATTTTTTCTTTATTTTTTCGGTGCTTTTCTGCCAACTGGTTTCGGCCAGAACTCCTATTGCTGAGGGGCTACAATCTATTGTCAATAAAACACTGTCCAATTCTGAAACCCCGGGAGCCGTATTATTAGTATCCAGTCCTGAACTTGGCACCATCATTATTACTGCAGGAGTGGCCAATAAAAAAACACATGAACCGATGAAAGCTACAAATAATTTCAGAATAGCCAGCATGAGTAAAACATTTTTAGCTGCGACCATTTTAAAATTAATTGAGCAAAACAAATTAACTCTTAATGACAAAATCGCACCTCTACTGGCCGAGAGTATTGACCTCAAGAAGTTACCTAACAGTAAGGATGTCACTATAAGAGAGTTGCTGCAGATGCGAAGTGGTATACCTAATTATGTAAAATTTGATACCTATTATGATCTGGTACACGATATGATTGGCGAAAAATGGACACCACAATCTTGTATTAAAATTGTTTATAATAAAAAACCAAGTTTCATTCCCGATCATGCTTATGAATATAGCAATACCAATTATCTACTATTACAGCTAATCGTAGAAAAAATAACAGGGCAGTCTTTCGCAACTGCAATCAGGCAGCAAATTTTAAACCCTTTGCAATTAAATAATACATTCATTGAAATTACGGAGTCCGCCCCACCCCATCAACTCACTACACACGGTTATCAATTTGTGGATGACGAAGTTGTTGATGTCACTAACTACAATGATGGTTTAGGTTTAGGGGATAGTGGTATGGTCAGCACAGCTGGCGATATAAACCGCTTTATCCGTGCTTTACTGAATGAAAAAGTGATTTTGAGAGCGAACTCACTTAAGCAGATGCTGCGAACAAAAGATGATTATGGTTTAGGCATTTATGGGGAAGAAATTAATGGCAAATGGGCCTGGTCTCACAACGGTCTAAGCTCCGGTTTTCAGGGACAATATTATTATTTTCCACATGAAAAACTCAGCATCGTCTACCTAACCAATTACTTTGACACGGATACTATTGATAAAGTCGTTCCAAAGGTTGTCAAATATTTGACAAAATATCGTGAAAACAAGTTTTTATTATTGGAAAAATCAAGTAATCCAGAAAGTCGGAGAGTAATTCCATGGTTTAATCTAAGGTAA
- a CDS encoding type 1 glutamine amidotransferase domain-containing protein has translation MSKNRIAIIVTNTPEYEKIGYRTGLWLGELVHFWDPMRKSGVEMDIASPLGGFVPLDPESLLLSNIGHSLGIKGTVQNYYEDRNFMNLLKNSLKVSDISPENYDAIYLTGGHGVCFDFPKSQALSELLGKFYESNKIVSAVCHGPAGLLEVRLSNGNYLVQGKRLTSFSWQEEKWAKRQDAVPYNLEEELKKRGAEYIKAALPLKSHIVEDGLLITGQNPASAKGIAERILQKLDI, from the coding sequence ATGTCTAAAAATAGAATTGCAATCATAGTAACCAATACCCCTGAATATGAGAAAATAGGCTACAGGACGGGTCTATGGTTAGGTGAGTTAGTTCATTTTTGGGATCCAATGCGTAAATCTGGTGTTGAAATGGATATTGCCAGTCCCTTGGGTGGCTTTGTACCTCTTGATCCAGAAAGCCTTTTGCTTTCCAATATAGGTCATTCGCTGGGTATAAAAGGTACCGTTCAAAACTATTATGAAGATAGAAACTTTATGAACTTATTAAAAAATTCATTAAAGGTATCTGATATTAGCCCTGAGAATTACGATGCTATATACCTAACAGGTGGCCATGGGGTTTGTTTTGACTTCCCGAAAAGCCAAGCTTTGTCGGAATTGTTAGGCAAATTTTATGAGTCTAACAAAATTGTATCCGCTGTTTGTCATGGACCCGCAGGTTTATTGGAAGTTCGGCTCAGCAACGGTAATTATCTTGTTCAAGGAAAACGATTAACTAGTTTTTCTTGGCAAGAAGAAAAATGGGCAAAACGTCAAGACGCTGTCCCCTACAACCTGGAAGAAGAACTAAAAAAACGGGGAGCTGAGTATATTAAAGCAGCGCTTCCCCTAAAAAGTCACATTGTTGAAGACGGCCTTCTCATCACAGGCCAAAATCCGGCTAGTGCAAAAGGTATTGCTGAACGAATTTTACAAAAACTAGATATTTAA
- a CDS encoding LysR family transcriptional regulator, translating into MSLSSSQLDAFFAVANCLNFTKAAQSLCITQSALSQRISKLEQKLGHLFVRNTKSICLTNAGHQLFRYCLKKNALENECLEQISTNNKDGLCGIVRIGGISTALRFYVLDALSQLLIKNCNIKLELIEMEARDLPGALGTNLVDFIVSTDCVNNKFIEAIQIGVETYILAESAACTNNVKDVYLDHDIQDEITHIFLQQQDEKPPTWRQHYLDNIHLIIEAVKLGIGRAVLPYQVLAQEPQLRQVANMESLSTSLYLMFYKQDYYTHLQQTVIDALAQNNQKESTP; encoded by the coding sequence ATGAGCTTATCATCTTCGCAGTTAGATGCTTTTTTTGCTGTGGCCAATTGTTTAAATTTCACAAAGGCAGCACAGTCTTTATGTATTACCCAATCTGCCTTAAGCCAAAGAATAAGTAAGCTTGAACAGAAATTAGGACATTTATTTGTTAGAAATACCAAATCAATTTGTCTTACGAATGCGGGTCATCAACTATTTAGATATTGCCTTAAAAAAAATGCACTTGAAAATGAGTGCCTGGAGCAAATTTCTACTAACAACAAAGATGGGTTATGTGGAATTGTACGCATAGGTGGCATTTCTACTGCTTTACGCTTTTATGTACTAGATGCATTAAGTCAATTGTTAATTAAAAATTGCAATATCAAACTAGAACTCATAGAGATGGAAGCAAGAGATTTACCCGGTGCTTTAGGAACAAATCTAGTTGATTTTATTGTTTCAACGGATTGTGTTAATAACAAGTTTATTGAAGCTATTCAAATCGGGGTAGAAACTTATATATTAGCCGAGTCAGCTGCATGTACAAACAATGTCAAGGATGTGTACCTTGATCACGATATTCAAGATGAAATTACTCACATTTTTTTACAACAGCAAGATGAAAAACCGCCGACTTGGCGCCAACACTATCTAGATAATATCCATTTAATTATTGAAGCGGTTAAATTAGGAATTGGCCGGGCGGTGCTACCTTACCAGGTTTTAGCTCAAGAACCGCAACTTAGGCAAGTTGCAAATATGGAGTCTTTAAGTACCTCACTTTATTTAATGTTCTATAAACAGGACTATTATACTCATCTACAACAAACAGTTATTGATGCTTTAGCTCAAAATAATCAAAAAGAGAGTACACCCTGA
- the gntA gene encoding guanitoxin biosynthesis heme-dependent pre-guanitoxin N-hydroxylase GntA yields MYAIEKMFREKILAENFSCVGAKTSINRSKYQFCLLDRIASEESTNELYQALKHFTNSRIAIDTRFASFIACFANTPPIQPEEFEYLLWLQLKMLYEIDEFPWDKSVSNDVNNPFFSFSIAGEAYFVIGLCPEHPRKCRDFYYPTLVFNSHHQFNYLKQINVFNKIQRTVRTRELHYSGSINPNLIHFDEYSEALQYSGLKANLQWQCPFNFSGKG; encoded by the coding sequence ATGTATGCTATAGAAAAGATGTTTAGAGAGAAAATTTTAGCGGAAAATTTTTCCTGTGTAGGCGCTAAAACATCCATTAACAGGTCCAAATATCAATTTTGCTTATTGGATAGAATTGCTTCTGAAGAATCTACAAACGAACTTTACCAGGCGCTTAAACATTTTACAAATTCACGTATCGCTATTGATACTCGTTTTGCCAGCTTTATTGCATGCTTTGCTAATACCCCTCCTATTCAACCAGAAGAATTTGAATATTTACTCTGGCTACAATTGAAAATGTTATATGAGATTGATGAATTTCCTTGGGATAAAAGCGTTTCAAATGACGTTAACAATCCGTTTTTTTCCTTTAGTATTGCTGGTGAAGCCTACTTTGTTATCGGTCTTTGCCCCGAGCACCCCAGAAAATGTCGTGATTTTTATTATCCTACGCTTGTTTTTAATTCGCATCATCAATTTAACTACCTTAAACAAATTAACGTCTTTAACAAAATCCAGAGAACAGTTCGTACCAGAGAGTTACATTACAGTGGTAGCATAAATCCAAATCTTATTCATTTTGATGAGTATAGTGAAGCATTACAATATTCTGGTCTTAAAGCCAATTTACAGTGGCAGTGTCCTTTTAACTTTTCAGGGAAAGGATAA
- a CDS encoding GNAT family N-acetyltransferase gives MLDFQIRAATKNDWPQIVSIYNYYIVNSAFNFEQQVHSIESLASWFSNFLDGGPYQLLVGANKQGEIVGYATTTPFSAIIGYQSSFNISIYCEPKYKGRGIGSRLLNEIIDRSKLISFAHRLYAGITVSNDLSINLFQKFGFIKVAHFTEVGYKFDRYWDVIWFEKHIAPTTQG, from the coding sequence ATGTTAGATTTTCAAATACGCGCCGCTACAAAAAATGATTGGCCACAAATTGTATCCATTTACAATTACTACATTGTTAATTCTGCTTTCAATTTCGAGCAACAAGTTCATAGCATAGAAAGTCTTGCATCATGGTTTAGTAATTTTCTAGACGGTGGGCCCTATCAATTGCTGGTAGGGGCAAATAAGCAGGGTGAAATCGTAGGCTATGCTACTACCACCCCTTTTAGTGCAATTATAGGTTATCAAAGTAGCTTTAATATAAGCATTTACTGCGAACCGAAATATAAAGGGAGAGGCATAGGCTCACGTTTATTAAACGAAATCATAGACAGAAGCAAACTTATATCCTTCGCACATAGATTATATGCTGGCATTACTGTATCAAATGATTTATCGATAAATCTTTTTCAAAAATTTGGTTTTATAAAAGTTGCACACTTTACGGAGGTAGGTTATAAATTTGACCGTTACTGGGATGTAATTTGGTTTGAAAAGCATATTGCTCCTACTACACAAGGCTAA
- a CDS encoding glycosyl hydrolase family 18 protein has translation MKKYFIGLSACSILALLSIDTFAAPAIAQPTACIGSQFTATGNAHWKDISLKLTNNCGQPVDFQNATITFNNATNINTSFWGSFDPLPYPDNVLTISSQRSGSNFLSTLNLHFPSWSGSTTMLPSGKSITIMYGAPADDHVDGSTKVYLSEAPTTGILNLQNNSSKPANVSQNYALIHLTMNGQPIQDVQLAWGATLNVNGLATGTYTISPESVNDTAGNTFQGSAAPQTVQISENQTVNSVITYTAIPNTGKINIQTQALPSELTGYTGNPTVVLTQSGTSASTSKAVTWDNTTTVSNLKDGSSYGLTTAVINYNNVKCNPTLIPANVVASATTTPLVNLTYSCQQVAQTATTFNLQGAPATLASLTVTLTPNDNTAPVVQTINLSNGSGSAVINLTEGVIYTISAENVPGYAVNFSPQPLTATANAVETITLTQITEAKGRIITYVPGWKTPPSAQSLANAGYTHVMIAFGVFSTTTPGVIASAFDTVTKEYIQSLHNAGIKVILSLGGALTSIPDTTVDFHQVLSAASSPAAFQQTFINSLNGLITQYGFDGFDIDIEHGINGGGTFSEPQGDIAVLANIINTMHQQNPNLLITLTPQVANIAATSGFDQTWGNYASLILKTHNSLAWVGIQLYNTGCAFGIDLVCHSDTPNTPNFSVAMATDLLENWPATVNGQVTGFQPYISYLQPSQVVLGYPAPNANGNSDGSPVKTTSIIKRAIQCLRTATKNSTSCDTYVPPRAYGTIGGVFNWEVTYDQNNNFKFATELKNCVLNGICN, from the coding sequence ATGAAAAAATACTTTATAGGTCTTAGTGCCTGTTCTATCTTGGCATTGCTATCAATCGATACGTTTGCCGCACCCGCCATAGCTCAACCTACAGCATGTATAGGTAGTCAATTTACTGCTACAGGAAATGCACATTGGAAAGATATTAGCCTAAAATTAACCAATAATTGTGGCCAACCCGTCGATTTTCAAAATGCTACGATTACCTTTAATAATGCAACCAATATAAATACTTCATTTTGGGGTAGTTTTGATCCGCTTCCTTATCCTGATAATGTATTAACCATTAGTTCCCAACGGTCTGGGAGCAACTTTTTATCCACGTTGAATTTACACTTTCCCAGTTGGAGCGGCTCCACTACGATGCTCCCTTCAGGAAAATCGATTACCATTATGTATGGTGCTCCTGCCGATGATCACGTCGATGGCAGTACGAAAGTTTATTTAAGCGAAGCCCCAACTACAGGCATTCTTAACTTACAAAACAACAGTTCAAAACCAGCAAACGTCTCTCAAAATTATGCACTCATCCATCTTACCATGAATGGACAGCCCATTCAGGATGTGCAATTAGCCTGGGGAGCAACTTTAAATGTTAATGGGCTTGCAACAGGCACCTACACTATTTCTCCAGAAAGTGTTAATGATACTGCCGGAAACACATTCCAAGGTTCTGCCGCTCCTCAAACGGTCCAAATATCGGAAAATCAAACGGTGAACTCAGTCATCACTTATACCGCAATACCTAATACCGGCAAAATCAATATCCAGACGCAAGCATTACCAAGTGAGCTTACAGGGTACACGGGCAATCCTACAGTCGTGTTAACTCAAAGTGGCACAAGTGCAAGTACGTCTAAAGCGGTTACTTGGGATAATACGACGACCGTTTCTAATTTAAAAGACGGTAGTAGTTATGGTCTGACAACAGCGGTCATCAATTACAATAATGTTAAATGTAATCCCACATTGATACCTGCTAACGTTGTTGCGAGTGCTACGACTACACCTTTAGTTAATTTAACCTACAGTTGCCAGCAAGTTGCACAAACAGCCACAACGTTTAATTTACAAGGCGCACCTGCGACTTTGGCTTCATTAACGGTAACTCTAACACCGAATGATAATACTGCGCCTGTTGTACAAACCATTAATTTAAGTAATGGTTCTGGTTCAGCGGTTATCAATTTAACTGAAGGTGTCATTTATACGATTTCAGCTGAAAATGTTCCAGGTTATGCCGTTAATTTCTCACCTCAACCATTAACTGCTACAGCGAATGCGGTGGAAACCATCACTTTAACTCAAATTACAGAAGCCAAAGGACGAATCATTACCTATGTCCCAGGATGGAAAACACCTCCTTCAGCACAATCATTAGCGAATGCAGGATATACTCATGTGATGATTGCTTTTGGTGTGTTCAGCACTACAACACCAGGTGTCATAGCTTCTGCATTTGACACAGTCACCAAAGAATATATTCAATCTCTACACAATGCGGGAATCAAAGTCATACTGTCATTAGGCGGGGCCTTGACTAGCATTCCTGATACTACTGTGGATTTCCATCAAGTCTTAAGTGCTGCAAGTTCTCCAGCAGCCTTCCAACAAACCTTCATTAATTCACTTAATGGATTAATCACTCAGTATGGTTTTGATGGATTCGACATTGACATCGAGCATGGAATTAATGGGGGTGGTACTTTCTCAGAGCCTCAAGGCGATATTGCTGTTTTAGCAAATATTATCAATACCATGCATCAACAAAATCCTAATTTATTAATTACCCTCACCCCTCAAGTAGCGAATATTGCCGCCACTTCTGGATTTGATCAAACCTGGGGGAATTATGCGTCATTAATTCTTAAGACTCATAACTCTTTAGCCTGGGTGGGAATTCAGCTATACAATACCGGATGTGCATTTGGTATTGATTTGGTGTGTCATTCTGATACACCCAATACACCGAATTTTAGTGTAGCTATGGCAACTGATCTATTAGAGAACTGGCCTGCAACTGTTAACGGTCAAGTAACCGGTTTTCAACCCTACATCAGCTATTTGCAACCAAGCCAAGTCGTCTTAGGCTACCCTGCTCCCAATGCAAATGGCAACAGTGATGGTTCACCTGTAAAAACGACCTCCATCATTAAACGAGCGATCCAATGCTTAAGAACTGCTACAAAAAACAGCACCAGTTGTGATACCTATGTTCCTCCACGGGCTTATGGAACAATTGGTGGGGTATTCAACTGGGAAGTAACTTATGATCAAAACAATAACTTTAAGTTTGCTACTGAGCTTAAAAATTGTGTCTTAAATGGAATCTGTAATTAA
- a CDS encoding septal ring lytic transglycosylase RlpA family protein, whose protein sequence is MKTKLPGHEIASYKVKGKVYTPLRSAKGYKARGIASVYHKRLHHHKTSNGERYNMYSMTAAHRTLPFNTRLRVKNINNGRTVIVRINDRGPFYSTRIIDLSSAAASRLGIKSSSMVEIQALN, encoded by the coding sequence ATGAAAACAAAGCTTCCAGGACATGAAATAGCTTCTTACAAAGTTAAGGGTAAAGTATATACACCGCTCAGATCTGCAAAAGGGTATAAAGCACGAGGAATAGCCTCGGTTTATCATAAACGCCTCCATCACCATAAGACATCCAATGGAGAGCGATACAATATGTATTCCATGACAGCTGCACATCGTACACTTCCCTTTAATACCAGACTACGAGTTAAGAATATAAACAATGGGCGAACAGTGATTGTTCGTATTAATGATCGTGGCCCTTTTTATAGTACGCGCATCATAGATCTTTCTTCTGCGGCTGCAAGTCGCCTGGGAATCAAAAGTTCTTCTATGGTTGAAATACAGGCTCTAAATTAG
- a CDS encoding DUF6671 family protein → MSYYKNQSVLLATMHEKEKAISDIFLKKLGCHVCVENFDTDQFGTFTGETPRPLSPYNTCLLKVKKAMEQYDYELGLGSEGSFGPHPAIPFIPAGHEIMVFFDKKNNWVISEQLISEKTNYNMITIDSKTEIKDFLMNIGFPKHAVTLQTNETKEVIAKGIKDLTVLSHFLEKGFQKEEYLFLATDMRAMMNPTRMNVLRELADKLTIKIASCCPECNTPGFGFSSTQGKLHCKICELPTSIFKEEVWACIQCDYKEVKPRRDGLKFVEAKHCDYCNP, encoded by the coding sequence ATGAGCTATTATAAAAATCAATCTGTTTTGTTAGCTACAATGCACGAGAAAGAAAAAGCTATCTCCGACATATTTTTAAAAAAATTGGGTTGTCATGTTTGTGTTGAGAATTTTGATACGGATCAATTTGGAACATTTACAGGAGAAACGCCAAGACCGCTAAGTCCTTACAACACCTGTCTTCTAAAAGTAAAAAAAGCCATGGAACAATACGATTACGAGCTTGGTTTAGGGAGTGAGGGGAGTTTTGGTCCCCATCCAGCTATACCCTTTATACCTGCAGGTCATGAGATTATGGTTTTTTTCGATAAGAAAAATAACTGGGTAATTTCAGAGCAATTAATTTCAGAAAAAACAAATTACAACATGATAACTATTGATTCTAAAACAGAAATAAAGGATTTCTTGATGAATATAGGTTTTCCCAAACATGCTGTTACTCTTCAAACAAATGAAACAAAAGAAGTAATAGCCAAGGGGATTAAGGATTTGACGGTGCTTAGTCATTTCCTGGAAAAAGGATTTCAAAAAGAAGAGTACTTATTCTTAGCAACAGACATGCGCGCTATGATGAATCCAACCAGGATGAATGTTCTTAGAGAGCTTGCCGATAAGTTAACAATTAAAATTGCCAGTTGTTGTCCTGAATGTAATACACCTGGGTTTGGATTTTCATCTACACAAGGAAAGCTACATTGCAAAATCTGTGAGCTGCCAACATCAATTTTTAAAGAGGAAGTTTGGGCATGTATTCAATGTGATTATAAAGAAGTAAAACCGAGAAGGGATGGATTAAAATTTGTTGAAGCCAAACACTGCGATTATTGTAATCCTTAA